The Gossypium arboreum isolate Shixiya-1 chromosome 4, ASM2569848v2, whole genome shotgun sequence DNA segment ATTGAAGTAAATGGAACAGGTATTGGGTAGCGAATGGTCCTTCCAGAATGCTTTTGCAGTTCGCTATAGGCTCTAAGATTGACCGATAATGTCGATTTCACGTACATCTTTGACAACTATATATGCATATAGGGATAAGGCTTCCTTGCCAACGAGTGCATGTAGCAGTGGTATACAGCTGCGGTTTCCTTCAAACAGATGGAGTTGGAGAGGGCTCTTTATCACATGAAAGGGACGTCATTGTAATTCCAATCATTCAAGGACAAAGCATAGTTAATGCTGCAAGTATGGAGTGATTTAATACATGAAAAAGCGACGATGAGAGAAAGAGAGAGGTGGAACTTTCTTAAAATTAATGTTGGTAACCATTTTAGAGGTTTGCCTTCGACTTTCAACAAGCCCTAAGAGTCACATTAATCAAAGTCATGTAATTTAACTTTAACCATCTTTTAATCATATTAAAGTTGCCAAATAGTTTAACTTAGTTGATGAGAATTAGTGTTAAGCTTGCTTGGCCAGACATATAAGGTAGGGAAAAGGTGAAGACGTGAACAAAATCTTTTCTTATTGTAAAACTAAGCGTGGATAATGgcaatataaaataataagaaagaaaaataaaacatatagaTTTCACGTGAAATCTCTTCTAGATTTTACGTGAAATCCCTTTCAGAAAAAAAAACTAcaggtagaaaagaaaaaaatttattaatattgaaAATCGAATAATACATAAGGAGTTTCAACTATatctatttaaaagttaaaaaacttTATTCTAACTAATATCAAATAGAAGAAATGTAATTTTATATAGATTCTACTTGTGCAACATAGTCCGTACCACAGAGAACTCCAATCCCCGCACTAAAACCCTCGACCTTAAGCCCTCTATAGATCCCCTAAGTTTATCATtatattatttctttaataaaAATTTGAGTTATACAACTCTAAAACTTATATTTCGTCTTTTGTCTTTTGTGTAAGCCTCCATGTTATTTGCCATAAAAGGGGCAATATATGGTTAGTCCTACCATTGCGTCAGTGAGTTTTAGGCATGGAGTGACCCCAAAGGGCACTAATTACCCTAAACCAAAAAGGCAATTTCCGTCTTTGGGTTGATGTTATGGCCCCTCCACTTAAAACCCTAAACACTTCCACTTGTCTATTTAATTTAAGATTCCATTGtttaacaataatttttttttcaaaagcaTGCTCCTAGCGGAAAGTATAGGGGCAATGCAAAAGATCCACTAACCATTCCTTCATGATTACATTATTAACTCCCATGAAAGTTTAAGTGAGGATTAATTCATGTAACCAAGTTCATTAATTCAGTGGTTTGGTTAAAGTCTATGAGCTTGACATACCCACCAATCACTATTGCACATTTCTTTACCTTTTCTTGTGAATGGAAACAATTACATTTACTTTAGACCATAACTTTTACTCAGCAGCTCGACAGCAATGCATGGTATTGCAGTGACATTAACGTTACTTTGAACTATTTGGTCAATCAATTTTATAGTTTTTCAATCTCCATGATCTTACTTGACAAAGGATGATAATAATGGTTAATCAAGATAAGAAAAAGTTGATCAAGATGCTAATTAAATCAGAATATTTGTGGTAATTAATCTTTAGTTGTTTTTTCCCACACCGAAATTTGATAGTAGAAAATGAAGGAGAGATAGAAATTGGTATTGCTGGACCCATGTGAGGTGCATGGATGAAACATGCTCCGAATTTTGATCCCCTTTGAAAACACCAACAAAATCATTACTTCTCCCACTAAAGCATACATGATATTTCTCCCAATATGTTAAAATCCTCTTTACTATTTTTTTAATGGTTTGACAATGgcttttttaagaaaaataaaacaagcAACTACTTTTTGCACTTATTACCTCACATTGAGCTTTTAGAGCTTCTTCATATTTcactcaaaaatttaatttttttgactaatttaattcttaaatacatttcaaaaatttaaaatcactTAATTGAATATGTTTATAAAAGAATCATTAAAAATGGCAAGTAAATGAAGTAGAAAATCATTAATTTGCTTTTCATCACAACATTAtactatttttaaataaaaattaaatcataataatttaaaataaattcttttattattagttttggatatttttaaaacatttttttaatatttttatattttatttttaaaatataaaatttacatttaTCAAACAATTATAGTTATATTCAGCCCTTAAAAAGTAAATACCAAGAAATTGTTATAACTTTTTTctcaataaaatttatataatttaaattcaatacttATTAAATTCAATATTAAAAATTCACTACTTAATTTCTTAAATTATCAAACAAAACTTTAGTTTGATTcaacaaaatttatttatataatcaaCATTCTTTATAATAGTCTCATTGCCTACCTAATTTGTGGATATTATATAGAGGTGATTGTTATACACttataataatatttgaaatttaggtaagattttaatttttttattttcaaattaaaaaatcatatcatggctttaataaaatttacaaatataatataatctATTAAAgatgatttttatttaataaaatatttttaatagttttttatgtaaatttaaatattttgttaaaataatattaCGAGTTCTATTTCATTTAATAACAAaactaattttactaaaatttaaaacaaaGTACTATGGAAAAATGTTAGCCTGAACAATTGTTGAGACACACAAGCAAAGTGCTTGGAAGAAGTGGTTAAGGGAGTGGGCACTTCTTCAAACACTATGAAGCAAAGAATAAAAGAAGGGATAGCAAAGTTTATTTACATAGTTCGGTTTCCTTACATTAACGGGGTCTAGCTCAGTGAAAATAATCCACTATCCTCAAACAATTACAACCAGTGAACTTAAATATATTATATCTCCTGACAATTTCTCACTCTTGTACCTTTGAAAACTAGATTTCTCACCACTAAATTCTCCCCTTAAGAACTTAGTTTGTAAAACCACAACACAAAGGTTTTACAATCAGAAATTCACTCTCACAAATAATGTTCCTCATTTTAACATATTAGTACTCTTTATATTTCGTACATCAACCTAAACAATCTCTCAATTATATAGACTATTTTAAGACTTGCAAACATAAAGAAGATCTATCATAATCACTATTTAACAATAACTAAATAAGTTGAATACAATATAATAATCACAAACAAGGTAAACAAGAATTATTGGTAGCTAAGTCTTCAGTGATTCGATCCAATCTAACTACCTTGATCCAAGGGATTAGATAAACATGATCCGATCCTCCATATATGTTTTTTAAGtgatataatcttcaatgatgaAGAAGATACATTCCACAATATTAACACAATccaaaaatttaattcaataaattaCCAATAACTCTAATATGCAAATAATCTAATATATTGAAAATTGGTCAAGAAATGGATAGTCCCTCAAACATTTTTTCAGCCTTCTCATATTTTTCAACAATAAAAATTACGTGGATTTTACTGGTCAAAATGTAGAGTCACTTAGCTCAAAGGGAGATGGAAAGGAGAGGCAAAAATATTGAGTAATGACTAAAGAGGGATTAACTTGGGAtggattttcttttttatttttcttttgaagtGAGCAAAGAAATAGTGGAAGATGTGCTGGATGAGTAGCGAGGGCCAAGCTCATAACCCTCACCAAGCCGACAAATCCCCGTTTGAACGGGTCTTCGTGGGTGTTTCCTGTGGTGGCTCCGCACCACCATTGCCACCCTCACCACCttctttaagtaatttaatttggataAATTAATTATGACAGCTTTTCTTATAGATTTAGTGATATGTTCTTAGCAAGCTATTAACTTATACAAGGTTGTGGCAAATTTGTGGGTGAAAACAAAAACTTAGGtgataaaaaattaaatgaggTTATAGTTGAAATGTTAAATATTATGGTgttttaaatttagattttattatgggtatatttttaaaattttatataaaagtaattaaaaaacacataattatagtaatatttgttactttataaaaagaatattaaatttttaatattttctgaTTAAGATAGGATCACCAacacttaaaaataataatataaattttaattgaaatctGTCCACACCTTTTTCCTATCAAAATTAGGATATCTAGCGAAGACTATTAATATTTATTGATATTTTTTTACATTTATTCTTTGTAAAAGGCtgaaataaatataaattctatttttttcccTAACAAAAGTAAATGAAATTTCGAGGAGGATGGTTTTGTTTTAATGAATTGTGAAGATAATGGAGAGCGGGCCACAATGGGCCACACAAGGAAGCCATCCGATTAAAGGGCCACACAATGAGTTGAGCCGTCCAAGTTTCAGGTTATTACTTGTACGTTTACGTTTGGTTTATCAAAATGGTTTTAATTAAtgcattttctatttattttataaatattttatttagccttctggatgatattttatttttatatatttttagatttcaGTTATCTTTCTATAACTatggatgaatttgatgtaacTATATTTTTACTCTTATTATACAAAAGGAACCCAAATACCAACGAGTTGAAGCTTGAATACGATTAAATTGAATCAAGTTCGAATattaatttacataaaaaatattgattaataaatttaatagaaCTTCAACTTTAATCACTCAATTAAATCTTAAATCGAACTTGAACTTATAAATTAATATCCGATCAaatctcaaattattcaaattcaattcaagTTACAACTATAATCATGATTACGTTTAAATTCTTAAAGAAAATATAGGTTGGGTTGGAGAGAgcattatagaaaaaattatcatCGTATCTTTACATAGGGGGACTTTGGTAAAGTGTTACCAGCAGAGCTGTAAGGAGCGTGCGTACAACGCCCCTTTTCACTGGACAAGTTGTGGAAATAATGATTGGCAGTTAAGTTGACGCGTTGGTGAGATAGAGTGGGAGATGGGGTTTCCTTTATATTGATTGGGTGGAGGGGTTGCTGAAGTCTCCATTGAATAGGAAAAAATGAATCCAGCATTACAATACAAAACACTACGGAATTTAATTGACCCCCTATATTTGGATTTGGATCTAAGCTTCAGCCTTCAGCTTAGGCAATACCAACAGCAGCAGTATTTCTTTAAAATAACGTAATTTAAGAGCATCGGAAACGAGAAGTTCAGAGatagatataaataaataaaataatcctgGCATGCACTGAGCCACCGTTTCATAAATGCAAGCAAGCACTTGACAGAGATGAATATAAGTTAGCTGTTGAAGTTGGCAAAGGGGCTCTGCTATAAAAAGCAAAGGGTGTAATGGTTTTGGTTAGGTTGAGTCTCACACTCATTTCTGATTAGAACAACGTCTCAGTCGCTTGGATCTCTAATTCTTTCCTCACCCACCCAAACCAACCCACACAATACCCCCAAGCATCGAATCCCAAGTTGATTTCACTCCCAATTCGGGGTTTAGTCACTCTCACCCTTCTTCCCCTTACTGTTGAGGTTAGGAGTTGAAAACACAAATAGTGAATACTGTATGATGAAATGTAACTGTATATCATTATATAAATAGCTAGTTGAATAGAAGCAAAAAGGGTCTTTTATTCAACCATTGTATACCTTCTTTTAAGTTGAGTTGGGTGAGTGGGGTGAGTGGAGGAGAGTGAGATATTTTCCTTTTCCCTTCTTTTAAGGTCTCGCCGTCTTTGGCTGATTCACTGCACTGATTtcatttttcatatatatattttctttcagCTGAGGAAATTGGTGGCTGCATTAAAGTAAGGAGCTTTACTGTGGCAATTATTTCAGGAACCATATAAAAcccctctctctctttctctctgccAACTCTTGGGATGGAGAATTCATAAACTCTCACACTGCCCCCTCCTATATACCTTCTTTGGCTTTTCCTTTTTTTCCATCTGATACAATACTTTTATCAAAGTCTGTTCTTTTTCCATTCTTGAGAAGGAGAAAACAAATAAAGGTGATAGATCAACTCAAGCAAAGGACACTCTTTTAATCCCACTCATTCTTGGGTCATTGATAGATCTCTGCTTGATTTTCTAcaatcctttttctttctttacacgAAAGAGACAACTCAGAAACAAGTTTCGTTCAAAGTGGTAGTCAGGGTAGGGGGAAGTTTCTTTCTCTTTGGTTGGGATAGTGAAAAATGTCAATAACACTATTTCCTTTTTGTTCTCTATGGGATGGAAGTTTTAGTTTATCTTTTTCTACGTATTGGAAGAGATTGCCGGGGTGTTGGATCTGGGGTGCTATTGACTTTCGTTATCTTGGGACTGATCCGTTTGATTATAGATAtagtttttcctttcttttttttttttgtctcattGATTGTCTTTTATATGTTCCAGATCTACCAGGATTTAGACATTGGCTTTAGAGAAAAACCAAGACAATGCTGCCTCAGAAGCAAGCAGAAGAAGCAATAGTCTCAAACTTAACCGAGATGGAGCTTGAAACCagagaagaagagaaagatgaagaaGAACAACAATCATTGTTTAGTGTTAAAAACCTCCTCTGGCATGGTGGCTCAGCTTGGGATGCCTGGTTCAGCTGCGCTTCCAATCAAGTACTCTTTTCCAACACAACCATTACTACGTTCAACCCATCATTTCCTTCTCTGCTCTTGAAgtgactatctttttatttttccctcTTCCCTAGGTGGCTCAAGTGCTGTTGACACTACCCTATTCTTTCTCTCAACTGGGTATGCTGTCGGGAATTCTGCTTCAGATATTCTATGGACTAATGGGAAGCTGGACTGCCTATATCATCAGTGTGCTCTATATAGAGTACAGAAGCAGGAAAGAGAAAGAGAACGTCAGCTTCAAGAACCATGTCATCCAGGTTCGTGTTGCTTTTTATTGCTTAGTTAGCAGAAGAACCCTAGGAAAAACAATCTCGAACGATCACTGTTGTTAACTACTACACTGTTTTGGGATTGCAGTGGTTTGAAGTGCTTGATGGGCTGCTGGGTCCATACTGGAAGGCAGCTGGACTTGCCTTCAACTGTACCTTCCTCTTATTCGGATCTGTCATACAACTTATAGCTTGTGCAAGGTTAATATACGTAACctattcatctttcttcttcattcaACGTCAAATTTAAGCTGATTCTGAAACTGGGTATTATTCTTTTTTAACCATTGCTGTTACTTGTATGATAACAGCAATATTTACTACATCAATGATAAATTGGACAAAAGGACATGGACCTATATTTTTGGAGCTTGCTGCGCAACCACAGTTTTCATTCCTTCCTTTCACAACTACCGTATTTGGTCTTTCCTAGGTCTTGGGATGACCACCTATACGGCCTGGTACTTGGCAATAGCTGCCTTTGTTCACGGTCAGgtaaggaaaaaaaaagagttaaaaaCCAACAAATAAACGGCCATCGTCTTCCTCCACATGCAATGCTTTTTATTTCTCTCTTTACATATGATTCTCTTTTTGCTAATCAGGTTGACGGAGTTACGCACAGCGGTCCAAAAAAGTTAGTGCTCTACTTCACCGGAGCCACCAACATTCTATACACCTTTGGGGGACATGCTGTGACGGTGTAAGCCCTTTTTCCCCTTCAAAACTTACAAGAATAATACTTGATTTCACTCTATTccatttcttcctttttcttttgctTCTACACGGCTTCTCTTTGCAGCTTTTGCCGGCAATCTTGGGGTTCGAGACCCAGACAAAATCTTGCAAACTAAACTACTTTTGTTTACTCAGAAACGAACATTAAAATCTTTTCTCCATTTCTCTAGGGAAATTGAAATTGTATAATAGTCATATGTTCAACTGTTTGTGAATTGTTTTTCCATGTTAAACCGTGATTCTGACATTAATCTGGTCTAGTCTGGTCTAGTCTAGTCTAGTCTAGTCTCCTTTGTCTTTACCTGTACCATAATTTCTCTATCATAGTATTATATTAGAAGAACTTTAAAGAAACGTTTTTGTAATTCCCCTACCTGTTACTTGAGCTGCCATCCAATGGCGTGAGGGTATTTAGGTAGTTTGAGTATATTTCCAAATAAGCTTCTTATAAATGACTATAACCTAATAATGAATGaacatcattattattaattACCCCATTTTTacacttccttttttttttttttaatttctaagtAAGGAAATTCTAAGTAAAGGAATTTCTTTTTGTCCTTATCTTTTCAGGGAAATCATGCATGCAATGTGGAAGCCTCAAAAATTCAAGTACATATACTTATTGGCCACATTATATGTATTTACCTTAACCCTTCCATCCGCTTCTGCCGTCTACTGGGCATTCGGGGACGAGCTGCTCAACCATTCCAACGCCTTCTCTCTCCTCCCCAAGAATGGTTTCCGTGATGCTGCCGTCATCTTAATGCTTATTCACCAGGTCTAGTCCATATTTAAGTCATTGCTTGCAAGACTACTACTATTACTTGAGTTACTTTAAATATGGAATCATGCTTTTAATAGTCAAAGTAACAGTGTGATTCCATGAAATGGGCTGCAGTTCATAACATTTGGGTTTGCCTGCACTCCATTATACTTCGTGTGGGAGAAGGTGATTGGGATGCACGACACAAAAAGCATATGTTTGAGGGCGCTGGCAAGGCTGCCAGTGGTGATTCCAATCTGGTTCCTGGCCATCATCTTCCCCTTTTTCGGCCCCATAAACTCCGCAGTCGGTGCTCTTTTGGTCAGCTTCACCGTCTACATCATCCCAGCTTTAGCCCATATGCTCACCTACAGAAAAGCCTCTGCTCGACAGGTAAATCATCACAGTTACAGATCCTCTTCCTTTACAAAAGTTTCAACTCACTAGGACCATTATCTTGTTGTCCCACTAACCTAGACTCAAGTTGtagttatctttatttatttggggTAAATTGGTCTTTTAAAATGAAGTGGGCAATGGACACAGTCAGTCCTGTAGGTAGGTTTGATGAGCAATATTTCACACATTATTCCACATAGTCGTAGCTAGCTTTGGCCAAAATGTGTGGAGAGAGAAGAAAAAGAGGGAGTTAAAAGTCTGAAGCAAATGTACAAATGCATTTAAGGCTTGGATTTGGAAACATTACGAGAAGAATTGGATAGTTGGCAAGTCCTTTTCATTTAGTTATATGCTACAGTTGCAACGCTGTATACACTGTGTTGGATTGGATGTGCATGAGCTGGCTGACTTGACCCTTTTCCTTCCACTTCCGTCTTCAACTCCAACATATGCCAAACCCCATTctctaatttttatgttttcacgTTATCTTCATGAGCAGAATGCAGCAGAAAAGCCTCCGTTCTTCATGCCAAGCTGGACTGCAATGTATGCCTTCAATGCCTTCATAGTGGTGTGGGTTTTGGTGGTTGGATTTGGGTTCGGTGGATGGGCTAGCATGACCAATTTCATCAGGCAAATCGACACTTTCGGCTTGTTCGCTAAGTGCTATCAATGCAAGCCACCTCCACCAACCGGAGCAGCAGCAGCTGCTGCAAACCACCACTGAGTTGACTCGACCCAAAAACTTATATAGCAAGAAAcaaaaaccaaagaaagaaaCAATATGAATTCCCTGTTTTCCTTCCATATCTTTGTATCATACATGGGAAGATACCAATGTCTCCCCTACATGTGATGTGTGCTggattttgtctttttttttttttttctatttttttccctCAACCCCTTCTctaaaattagtaaattaaaaaTAGTGTGTTGAATTTGTGATGATTCCTTTGCAATCAAAAGCATAGGCCTAATTAAATACCATATGTTTAGCTTTCTACTATCTTTTTCTCATATCCTTTGGTTGAGataatgtataaaaattttgGTTGTTCATTCCAAAA contains these protein-coding regions:
- the LOC108460766 gene encoding auxin transporter-like protein 2 encodes the protein MLPQKQAEEAIVSNLTEMELETREEEKDEEEQQSLFSVKNLLWHGGSAWDAWFSCASNQVAQVLLTLPYSFSQLGMLSGILLQIFYGLMGSWTAYIISVLYIEYRSRKEKENVSFKNHVIQWFEVLDGLLGPYWKAAGLAFNCTFLLFGSVIQLIACASNIYYINDKLDKRTWTYIFGACCATTVFIPSFHNYRIWSFLGLGMTTYTAWYLAIAAFVHGQVDGVTHSGPKKLVLYFTGATNILYTFGGHAVTVEIMHAMWKPQKFKYIYLLATLYVFTLTLPSASAVYWAFGDELLNHSNAFSLLPKNGFRDAAVILMLIHQFITFGFACTPLYFVWEKVIGMHDTKSICLRALARLPVVIPIWFLAIIFPFFGPINSAVGALLVSFTVYIIPALAHMLTYRKASARQNAAEKPPFFMPSWTAMYAFNAFIVVWVLVVGFGFGGWASMTNFIRQIDTFGLFAKCYQCKPPPPTGAAAAAANHH